One part of the Anopheles coustani chromosome 2, idAnoCousDA_361_x.2, whole genome shotgun sequence genome encodes these proteins:
- the LOC131267256 gene encoding uncharacterized protein LOC131267256 isoform X2, with protein sequence MAPPNNECSYDVISNVADASGEANESSKASQMAWETPVAQGLYDPQNEHEACGVGFIVSIEGKPNHKILRDAQTLAIRMNHRGACACDNDTGDGAGVCTSIPHQLYAKELASHGVELPALGRYATGIFYLDKTTHEEAEKEFNSLAESLGIQVIYWRDVPTNQEAVGAVARKSEPMSRQVFVTSEVDEETFKRQVFILRKRATHELTRPGRRFYICSLSPKTIVYKGLFTSDQIWEYYVDLKNPDFLTYLALVHTRFSTNTFPSWERAHPLRVLAHNGEINTLRGNVNLMKAREGVMKSEQFGDELKKLYPVVEPNLSDSGSCDCVLEFLTHVGNRSLPEAVMTMVPEAWQNDRTMSQEKRDFYHWSACVMEPWDGPALISFTDGRYIGAILDRNGLRPSRFYVTKDNLLIMASEVGVYDVDPKDVTLKSRLKPGRMLLVDTEKKALIQDIELKSEIAKSRPHGEWLKEQVRIITMDDIRREAAEKMNGTLELAVTNGGKLEEQKGILDPRLQLYSYTTETIHMLLLPMIKNKKEALGSMGNDAPLACLSAFQPLPYEYFKQLFAQVTNPPIDPFREKIIMSLQCPVGPEANLLVASPSQVHRIWLDNPILSIPDAEILKRNQHRGWKTKVLDITFPANEGPPGYKNGLRRVCTEAHAAAQNGYQLLMLSDRAASAERAPISALLALGAVHHHLIETRQRMKVGLLVETAEAREVHHVCVLLGYGADAICPYLVFEMAGALRDECVLDPALTDDAIYRAYATAIETGILKVMAKMGISTLQSYKGAQIFEAVGMGVDLIDLCFRGTQSRIGGVSLEVMAREGLERHELVYGTRHADAKILRNPGQFHWRAGGEGHINEPGAIAALQEAAVNESKNAYATFRDTTMRSVQLCTLRGQLELASAGRTKIDLSEVEPASEIVKRFATGAMSFGSISLEAHQTLAISMNRIGGKSNTGEGGENADRYMNQDPQHNRRSAIKQVASGRFGVTAAYIANADDLQIKMAQGAKPGEGGELPGYKVSQDIADTRHSVPGVGLISPPPHHDIYSIEDLAELIYDLKCANPKARISVKLVSEVGVGVVASGVAKGKAEHIVISGHDGGTGASSWTGIKSAGLPWELGIAETHQVLVLNDLRSRVIVQADGQLRTGFDVVVAALLGADEFGFSTAPLIVMGCTMMRKCHLNTCPVGIATQDPVLRAKFAGKPEHVINYFFMLAEEIREIMASLGLRRFQELIGRTDLLKVRETVSYKASQLDLEMLLKSALDLRPGTNIVGGSLKQDFALEKRSDNELVRRALSVIEGTAAEPHLTLDMKINNEERAFSSTLSYEIARRYGDAGLPEDRTININLTGSAGQSFGAFLVKGIKMTLDGDANDYVGKSLSGGTIVIRPPEGTTFESHLNVIVGNVCLYGATSGRAYFRGIAAERFCVRNSGVTAVVEGVGDHGCEYMTGGMVVILGLTGRNFAAGMSGGIAYVLDVDGTFRSKVNPGMVELLGLELDEDRATVKTLLEEFVNETGSEVAKELLSKWPEPCQQFVKVFPYEYQKALKTLKEQQNQLVKAPTPATNGHPKEPQVKDIEESIQDGQLAKKKFDQALDKTRGFIKYKREATVYRNAADRQKDWNEVFNFPHVRNNLKMQAARCMECGVPFCQSNSHGCPLGNIIPKWNDLVFNGNWREAINQLLQTNNFPEFTGRVCPAPCEGACVLGISEPAVTIKNIECAIIDHAFEQGWIKPEVPQVRTGKRVAIVGSGPAGLAAAQQLNKAGHHVTVFERNDRPGGLLQYGIPTMKLSKQVVQRRLDLMVEEGIEFRCGVHIGKDVMGSQLEQEYDAVLFTTGATWPRDLNLPNRDLKGIHFAMEFLEASQKKLLGTRPEWISAEGKDVIVIGGGDTGCDCIATSLRQGAKSITTFEILPVPSEKRAQDNPWPQWPRIFRVDYGHEEVRVKWGKDPRQYSTTTKEFVSDGNGQIKGVNTVQVEWTKTPTGQWSMKEVAGSEKYYPADLILLAMGFLGPEKQAPTEMNLELDGRGNIKTSVGTYGTANPKVFAAGDCRRGQSLVVWAISEGRQAARQIDTYLMGKTSALPGPGGVIDTTRSPIAVNA encoded by the exons AGCTTCTCATGGCGTTGAACTGCCCGCCCTTGGCCGCTATGCAACGGGCATCTTCTACCTGGACAAGACGACGCATGAGGAAGCGGAGAAGGAGTTCAATTCGCTCGCCGAAAGCTTGGGCATCCAGGTGATTTACTGGCGCGACGTCCCCACCAATCAGGAGGCGGTCGGTGCGGTGGCCCGCAAGAGCGAGCCCATGTCTCGTCAAGTGTTTGTCACCTCCGAGGTCGACGAAGAAACGTTCAAGCGGCAG GTATTCATCCTCCGTAAGCGTGCCACTCACGAGTTGACCCGCCCGGGACGTCGCTTCTACATCTGCTCGCTGTCCCCGAAGACGATCGTCTACAAGGGACTGTTCACTTCCGACCAGATATGGGAGTACTACGTGGACCTGAAGAACCCCGACTTCCTCACCTATCTGGCGCTGGTGCACACGCGCTTCAGTACGAACACATTCCCATCGTGGGAGCGGGCGCATCCGCTGCGCGTGCTGGCCCACAACGGTGAGATTAACACGCTGAGAGGCAACGTGAACCTGATGAAGGCCCGCGAGGGTGTCATGAAGAGCGAGCAGTTTGGTGATGAGCTGAAGAAGCTGTACCCGGTCGTCGAGCCGAACCTGTCCGATTCGGGTTCGTGCGACTGTGTGCTCGAGTTTCTGACCCACGTCGGAAATCGTTCCCTGCCGGAG GCCGTCATGACGATGGTGCCGGAAGCGTGGCAAAACGATCGCACCATGTCGCAGGAGAAGCGCGACTTCTACCACTGGTCCGCGTGCGTCATGGAACCGTGGGACGGCCCGGCACTGATCTCGTTCACCGACGGGCGCTACATTGGCGCCATCCTGGATCGGAACGGTTTGCGCCCATCGCGCTTCTACGTGACCAAGGACAATCTGCTCATCATGGCCTCGGAAGTCGGCGTTTACGACGTAGATCCCAAAGACGTTACGCTGAAG AGTCGACTGAAGCCGGGCCGCATGCTGCTGGTGGACACGGAAAAGAAGGCGCTCATTCAGGACATCGAGCTGAAATCGGAGATTGCCAAGTCCCGTCCACATGGAGAATGGCTCAAGGAGCAGGTAAGGATC ATCACCATGGATGACATTCGCCGTGAGGCAGCCGAAAAGATGAACGGTACATTGGAGCTGGCTGTAACCAACGGAGGAAAGCTAGAGGAGCAGAAGGGCATCCTGGATCCGCGGTTGCAGTTGTACAGCTACACGACCGAAACGATCcacatgctgctgctgccaatGATCAAGAACAAGAAGGAAGCGCTCGGTTCGATGGGTAATGACGCGCCGCTTGCCTGCCTGTCCGCGTTCCAGCCGCTCCCATACGAGTACTTCAAGCAACTGTTTGCTCAAGTTACCAACCCACCGATCGATCCATTCCG TGAAAAGATCATCATGTCGCTGCAGTGTCCGGTCGGGCCGGAGGCAAACCTACTGGTGGCCTCGCCCTCGCAGGTACATCGCATCTGGTTGGATAATCCGATTCTTAGCATTCCGGATGCTGAAATTCTGAAAAGAAATCAACATCGGGGCTGGAAAACTAAGGTTCTCGATATTACATTCCCAGCGAACGAGGGTCCACCGGGCTACAAGAACGGGCTGCGGCGCGTCTGTACTGAGGCGCACGCCGCGGCCCAGAACGGCTACCAGCTGCTGATGCTGTCGGATCGTGCCGCCAGTGCCGAGCGGGCGCCGATCTCGGCCCTGCTGGCCCTCGGTGCCGTGCATCATCATCTGATCGAGACGCGCCAGCGCATGAAGGTGGGTTTGCTCGTCGAAACGGCGGAGGCCCGGGAGGTGCATCACGTGTGCGTACTGCTTGGCTACGGTGCGGACGCGATCTGCCCGTATCTGGTCTTTGAAATGGCCGGTGCGCTGCGGGACGAATGCGTGCTCGATCCGGCGCTGACGGACGATGCCATCTACCGGGCGTATGCGACCGCCATCGAGACGGGCATCCTGAAGGTGATGGCCAAGATGGGCATCTCGACGCTGCAGTCCTATAAGGGGGCGCAGATTTTCGAAGCCGTCGGCATGGGCGTGGACCTGATTGATCTGTGCTTCCGCGGCACGCAGTCACGTATCGGTGGCGTCAGCTTGGAGGTGATGGCCCGCGAGGGTCTCGAGCGGCACGAACTGGTGTACGGTACGCGCCACGCGGATGCCAAGATCCTACGCAATCCGGGCCAGTTCCACTGGCGTGCCGGAGGCGAGGGGCATATCAACGAACCGGGGGCCATCGCGGCCCTGCAGGAAGCGGCCGTCAACGAGAGCAAGAACGCGTACGCGACGTTCCGCGATACAACCATGCGTAGCGTGCAGCTGTGCACGCTGCGTGGTCAGCTGGAGCTAGCAAGTGCCGGTCGGACGAAGATCGATCTGTCGGAGGTGGAACCGGCCAGCGAGATCGTGAAGCGTTTCGCTACGGGCGCGATGAGCTTTGGCAGTATTTCGCTCGAGGCCCATCAAACGCTGGCCATTTCGATGAACCGCATCGGAGGCAAGAGCAACACGGGCGAGGGCGGTGAGAACGCGGATCGGTACATGAACCAGGATCCACAGCATAACCGTCGTTCGGCGATCAAGCAGGTTGCGTCCGGCCGGTTCGGTGTGACAGCCGCGTACATCGCGAACGCCGACGATCTGCAGATCAAGATGGCACAAGGTGCGAAGCCTGGTGAGGGCGGTGAGCTGCCCGGGTACAAGGTATCGCAGGACATTGCCGATACGCGTCATTCGGTGCCGGGCGTTGGGTTGATCTCTCCACCGCCCCATCATGACATCTACTCGATCGAGGATCTGGCCGAGCTGATTTACGATCTGAAGTGCGCCAATCCTAAGGCGCGCATCAGCGTGAAGCTGGTGTCGGAAGTTGGCGTCGGCGTGGTAGCATCCGGTGTGGCAAAGGGCAAAGCGGAACATATCGTCATCTCCGGACACGATGGTGGAACTGGCGCTAGTAGCTGGACCGGCATCAAATCGGCCGGTTTGCCGTGGGAACTGGGAATTGCCGAAACGCATCAGGTGCTTGTGTTGAATGATCTTCGTTCAAG AGTGATTGTACAGGCCGATGGACAGCTGCGCACGGGTTTCGATGTTGTCGTTGCGGCACTGCTCGGTGCGGACGAATTCGGGTTCAGTACCGCGCCCCTGATCGTTATGGGCTGCACGATGATGCGCAAGTGTCATCTGAACACGTGCCCAGTTGGTATCGCTACGCAGGATCCCGTCCTGCGGGCCAAATTCGCTGGCAAACCGGAACACGTGATCAACTACTTCTTCATGCTGGCGGAGGAGATTCGCGAAATTATGGCCAGCCTCGGGCTGCGCCGTTTCCAGGAGCTGATCGGTCGCACCGATCTGCTGAAGGTGCGCGAAACCGTTTCGTACAAGGCGTCCCAGCTGGACCTCGAGATGCTGCTGAAGAGTGCCCTTGATTTGCGCCCCGGAACGAACATTGTCGGTGGTTCGTTGAAGCAAGACTTTGCCCTGGAGAAGCGTTCCGACAATGAGCTGGTACGGCGTGCCCTGTCCGTGATCGAGGGTACGGCTGCGGAACCGCATCTGACGTTGGACATGAAGATAAACAACGAGGAGCGTGCTTTCTCGAGCACGCTCAGCTACGAAATTGCCCGCCGATATGGGGACGCCGGACTGCCGGAAGATCGCACGATCAACATCAATCTGACCGGCTCGGCCGGGCAAAGTTTCGGTGCGTTCCTGGTGAAGGGCATCAAGATGACGCTGGATGGCGATGCGAACGATTACGTGGGAAAGAGCCTTTCGGGAGGCACTATCGTCATTCGCCCACCAGAGGGAACCACTTTCGAGTCGCATCTGAACGTGATCGTGGGTAATGTCTGCCTATACGGTGCCACTTCCGGTCGTGCGTACTTCCGTGGTATCGCTGCCGAGCGTTTCTGCGTGCGCAACTCGGGCGTGACCGCTGTGGTGGAAGGCGTTGGTGACCATGGCTGCGAGTACATGACGGGTGGTATGGTCGTCATTCTGGGTCTTACCGGGCGCAACTTTGCCGCTGGCATGTCGGGTGGAATAGCGTACGTACTGGACGTGGATGGTACGTTCCGCTCGAAGGTGAACCCGGGCATGGTGGAATTGCTGGGGCTGGAGCTCGATGAGGATCGCGCCACGGTGAAGACACTGCTGGAGGAGTTTGTTAACGAGACGGGTTCGGAAGTTGCCAAGGAGCTGCTGTCGAAGTGGCCGGAACCGTGTCAGCAATTCGTGAAGGTATTCCCCTACGAATACCAGAAGGCATTGAAGACACTAAAGGAGCAGCAGAACCAGCTAGTGAAGGCCCCGACCCCGGCGACCAACGGTCATCCGAAGGAACCACAGGTGAAGGACATCGAGGAGTCTATTCAGGATGGGCAGCTGGCAAAGAAGAAGTTCGATCAGGCGTTGGACAAGACGCGCGGCTTCATCAAGTACAAGCGCGAGGCAACGGTGTACCGCAATGCGGCCGATCGGCAGAAGGACTGGAACGAAGTGTTCAACTTCCCGCACGTACGTAACAATCTGAAGATGCAAGCGGCCCGCTGCATGGAGTGTGGCGTTCCGTTCTGCCAGTCGAACTCGCACGGCTGTCCGCTCGGCAACATCATCCCGAAGTGGAACGACCTCGTGTTCAATGGCAACTGGCGCGAAGCGATCAATCAGCTGCTGCAGACGAACAATTTCCCCGAGTTTACCGGCCGTGTCTGTCCTGCACCGTGCGAGGGCGCTTGCGTGCTAGGTATTTCCGAGCCCGCCGTCACGATCAAGAACATCGAGTGTGCGATCATCGACCATGCGTTCGAGCAGGGCTGGATTAAGCCCGAGGTACCGCAGGTGCGCACCGGCAAACGGGTCGCTATCGTTGGCTCGGGTCCGGCCGGATTGGCCGCTGCCCAGCAGCTCAACAAGGCCGGCCACCACGTGACGGTGTTCGAACGCAACGATCGTCCCGGAGGTCTGCTGCAGTACGGCATTCCGACGATGAAGCTCTCCAAGCAGGTCGTCCAGCGTCGGCTCGATCTGatggtggaagagggcatCGAGTTCCGGTGCGGCGTACATATCGGCAAGGACGTGATGGGCTCGCAGCTGGAGCAGGAGTACGATGCGGTTCTGTTCACGACCGGCGCAACCTGGCCGCGCGATCTGAACCTACCGAACCGCGACCTGAAGGGCATTCACTTTGCGATGGAGTTCCTCGAGGCGAGCCAGAAGAAGCTACTCGGCACCCGCCCAGAGTGGATCTCGGCCGAAGGCAAGGATGTGATTGTGATCGGTGGTGGTGATACGGGTTGCGATTGTATTGCAACGTCCCTACGTCAAGGTGCGAAGTCTATCACCACGTTCGAAATCCTCCCGGTGCCATCGGAGAAGCGCGCGCAGGACAATCCGTGGCCACAGTGGCCTCGCATTTTCCG TGTTGATTACGGCCACGAGGAAGTTCGCGTAAAGTGGGGCAAAGATCCACGCCAGTATTCTACCACGACCAAGGAGTTCGTGAGCGACGGCAATGGACAGATCAAGGGCGTTAACACGGTGCAGGTTGAGTGGACCAAGACACCCACCGGCCAGTGGAGCATGAAGGAGGTGGCTGGATCGGAGAAATACTATCCGGCTGACCTAATCCTGCTAGCGATGGGATTCCTTGGGCCGGAGAAACAGGCACCAACCGAGATGA ATCTGGAACTTGACGGAAGAGGTAATATCAAGACGAGTGTCGGAACGTACGGCACGGCCAACCCGAAAGTGTTTGCGGCCGGCGATTGTCGCCGCGGCCAGTCGCTGGTGGTGTGGGCCATCTCCGAGGGACGTCAGGCCGCGCGTCAGATCGACACGTATCTGATGGGCAAAACGAGCGCCCTGCCCGGTCCGGGTGGAGTGATCGATACAACCCGATCGCCAATCGCCGTTAAcgcataa